CCGGATCTGGATCTCTCTGTCGAGACGGATGTTGTTATGTACCAGCGTCCGTTCCAAAGCCTGTTTATGTCGATCTTTTTGCGCCAGGTCCCGCATATTCAACCTCAGAACATTCTTGGATTTATTAGTCGTGGGATGCAGGATTTCCATGGCCAGATGAATGTACTCAAATCGGAGATGGAGCGTTGGCAGAAGTCCGGTGTGAAAGTAATGATGCTTGCGAGTAGTGAGGAACGAATTGAACGTGTGCGCAGAGTCCTTTATGATTACGGCATTGATGAGCCAACGATTGTACAAGGAAATCTGGGTTCTGGCTTTGAGCTGCCCTCTATTCATTTAGCTGTTATAACTGAAGGAGAAATGTTCTCTCAGAAGCAGCGGAAGGCACGGAAGATATCTAAGGGAATAGATAATGCTGAACGGATCAAGAGTTATACTGAACTGAAAATTGGCGATTATGTCGTTCACCAGAACCATGGTATCGGTAAGTATATGGGGATCGGCACGCTGGAGGTCAGCGGTATTCATCGCGACTACATGCATATTTTATATGCAGGCGGTGATAAGCTCTCGGTTCCGATTGAGCAAATTGACTTGATTCAGAAATATGTCGGTTCCGAAGATAAGGAGCCGAAAGTATATAAGCTAGGCGGTAATGAATGGACACGGGTGACCAATAAGGTTCGCTCTTCCGTTCAGGATATTGCTGACGATCTAATAAAACTGTATGCCGAACGCCAAAGTGCTGCTGGATATGGTTTTGAGAAGGATACGCAGGAACAGCGTGAATTCGAAGAGATGTTCCCTTACGAGGAGACTCGGGATCAGCTTCGGGCTATCGAAGAGATTAAGAAGGATATGGAACAGAATCGTCCAATGGACCGACTCCTTTGTGGAGACGTTGGTTATGGTAAGACTGAGGTAGCTATACGAGCGGCTTTTAAATCAGCGATTGAAGGTAAACAGGTAGCTGTGCTGGTACCGACAACGATTTTGGCTCAGCAGCATTATGAGACCTTTCGGGAACGTTTCGCTAATTATCCGCTTAATATTCAAGTCCTAAGTCGTTTCCGCAGCCGTAAGGAGCAGAATGAGACGATTAAAGGCGTTCGGGCGGGAACTGTTGATGTAGTCATTGGTACACACCGTCTGTTGTCTCAGGACCTTGTATTCAAGGATCTCGGTTTGTTGATTGTAGATGAAGAACAGCGGTTTGGCGTTACTCATAAAGAGAAGCTGAAAAAGTTAAAAACGAATGTAGATGTTCTTACCCTGACGGCAACTCCAATTCCCCGTACACTGCATATGTCGATGCTGGGAGTGCGTGATCTGTCCGTTATTGAGACGCCACCAGAGAACCGTTTTCCTGTGCAGACTTATGTTGTTGAGCATAGTCAGACGCTTACGCGGGAAGCTGTCGAACGCGAACTAGCTCGCGGCGGTCAAGTCTACTATCTCTATAATCGCGTGCAGGGCATTCAAGAAATGGCTGCTCAAATTTCTATGCTTGTACCTGAGGCGAGGGTAGGCATCGGACATGGTCAAATGTCGGAGTCTGAGCTAGAGAAGACGATCCTTGACTTTCTTGATGGGGAGTACGACGTGCTTGTCAGCACAAGTATTATTGAGACAGGTGTAGATATTCCTAACGTAAATACGCTTATTGTACATGATGCGGATAAGATGGGCTTGTCTCAGCTCTATCAGTTACGTGGACGTGTGGGCCGGTCCAACCGGATTGCTTACGCTTATTTCACGTATCAGCGGGACAAGGTTTTAACTGAAGTGGCAGAGAAACGGTTGCAGTCTATTAAGGAATTTACAGAACTCGGTTCTGGTTTCAAAATAGCGATGCGAGATCTATCCATTCGTGGTGCGGGCAACTTACTTGGCGCAGAACAGCATGGTTTTATTGCGTCAGTGGGATTTGATCTATACTCACAAATGCTGGCGGAGGAGATTCGTAAGCGTAAGGTTACTGTGCTTGGGGAGGAAGATACCTCGCTGAAAGAAGGCAATACAGTTATTGATTTGTCGATTGACGCGTATCTGCCATCCGAATATATTTACGACAGTATCCAGAAAATTGAAATCTACAAAAAAGTTGCGGCAGTAACTTCCTTCGATGATGCTTCTGAGCTTGAGGATGAGCTCTTGGATCGGTTCGGAGAATTGCCTGAAGCAGTTGTTAATCTACTTTCCGTGGCTCGTCTGAAAGTGTATGGAAAAATGTACGGCATTGATTCTATGATCAGACGCAGTGATGATGTTACCCTGAATTTCTATGAGGGAAGTCTTGGCGCTCTGGACACGGCCAAACTCGCTAAAGTTGGAAATAGCTTCGAAAGACGTGTACAATTTGATAGGGATGCTAAAGCCAGTATCCTAGTTAAATCGAAAGATTTAAGTGATAAACAGCTGCTTGACTTGCTTGAGCAGTTTCTTAAGGAAGCTAAACAGTCTTTTAAATCGAAGGGAGAACTACACAATGTCGTTAAATAAATCAAAATCATGGAAAGTGCTGCTCGTTTCATTAGCAGCAGCGGTTTCCTTTTCTATGCTAGCAGCATGCGGTAATGCCGAAGATAGCAGTAAGGCAGTAGCGACTTATAAAGGTGGAACAATTACAGAGAAGGAATTCTCAACAGATCAAAAAATCATGAAATTGCTCTCCCCACAACAAGCGCAATATTTAGAGATTGAGGCTTTTAAGGAATCTATTTTGAAACAGGAAGTGGGATTTGAATACTTAGCTTCCAAAGCAACGGATGAAGCGAAGAAGCAGGCGAAGAAAGAGGCAGATAGCCAAATCGCAGACTTGAAGAAAGCTCTGGGCGACAATTATAAGAAAACGCTAAAAGACGCTGACGTTACTGAGGGCGATATCCATAATTATATGGAGCGTGTGTTGACGGTCTATCAGGATATGCTGCTTAAAGTGACAGACGATCAGGTTGTCAAAGAATTTGAAGCTACAAAAGGTGATTTTACGGTAGCCACTTTGCGTCATGTGCTAATCGGTCTGAAAGATGCTAATAACAAAGAGCGCACTAGCGAAGAAGCACTGAAAATCGCGAAGGAAGTTAAGGCAAAGCTAGATGGCGGAGCTGATTTTGCAGCAATCGCTAAGGAATACTCTGATGATACAAGCTCTAAGGAAACAGGCGGAGAATATAAAGATACAGCTGTAGGCACGTATGTAGATGAGTTTAAGAAGGCTGCTCAAACGTTGCCTCTAAACACCATTAGTGATCCTGTAGAGACTTCTTTCGGTTACCACATTATCAAGGTGGAGTCCCGTACAGATAAAACATTTGACCAGTTAACGGATGAGCAAAAAGAAGGCATCAAGAGCTCTATTGTGTCCAAGAACCTAGAGGCGTTCATGGAGAAAGATCTGGAGGGCATTATTGAGAGCATCAATCTGCCGAAAAGCTCTGCTGCTGCAGATGAATCCGGAACAAAAAATAGCGAAACAGAAGCCACTACAGCTCCAAGTGCATCCCCAAGCGCTACAAAAGCTGCTGAATAAACATCGGTAAAAATGGACAAGCTTACCTTATAAAAAGCCATCCTCACTTAATGTGAAGATGGCTTTTTATAAATATAAGGTAGTATAAGTTTCACACTATACTTTTTCCTTATATTTCTCGCTTAAGCGCTTACCGTCCTTATTAAGGACGCCGAAGGCGTTTAATGCTTGTTCGAAGAAACATTTGTAGAACGGGCTTTATCTTGATACAGATATTAATACATGTCAGCTTATGTATAAGGATCTGGGAAGAGATGAATACTATGGTCAGATATTACGATAAATCACTGGGATTATCCTTTCCCATAATGGACAGTAGTAAGACCATACTTCTTAAGAAAGCGGGGCACATGTGAAATGAAAGCTACTGGAATTGTTCGGCGTATTGATGATCTCGGACGAGTGGTTATTCCCAAAGAAATTAGACGTACTCTACGGATTAGAGAAGGCGACCCACTGGAAATTTTCGTCGATCGGGACGGTGAAGTCATACTCAAGAAATATTCCCCGATTGGCGAGCTCGGTGACTTTGCAAAAGAGTACGCGGAGTCATTGTTCGAAGGTACTGGGCATATTACGATGATTGCTGATCGTGATACCTTTATTGCCCTTGCTGGGGGCTCCAAGAAGGACTATTTGGAGAAACAAGTAGGAATTCTCTTGGAGAAGGTCATGGATAGTCGTAAGACTGTACTGGAAACCAACGAAGGCAGTTATGAAATCGCTAAAGATCATCCGGATTTGGTGTCCTCATATGTAGCCTCACCGATCATTTCCGGTGGAGATCCTATTGGTTGTGTAGTGATGGTAAGCAAGGATGATTCGGCGAAAATGTCGACAATGGAAGTGAAAATGGCCGAGACCGCTGCCGCATTCCTTGGCAAGCAAATGGAGCAGTAATCGTAATGTAGACCCCGCTTTCCCTTTGGTAAGATATACAAAGGGCAAACGGGGTTTTGTCGTTCATACAAAACCGTTTCTACTTGTGGGCATACATACGTTATAATATAGAAATTCATCCCATCAAAGTTGTAGAAGCAGGTATTTTATGAAATCTAACACACAAACATCACGGTTGTTGCAAGGGGCATTTATTCTAAGTGCAGCAGCGATTATTTCAAAGCTTATAGGTACACTCCAAAAAATCCCGCTGCAAAATCTGGGTGGAGATGCGGTATTTGGTATATACAACACAGTTTATCCCTTGTACACGATGTTGTTAACGGTAGCGATGCTGGGTCTGCCAGCGGCCATATCCAAATTTGTCGCTGAAACCTCTGCTGGAAGACGCGATGACGAGGGTCGGCGGATTCTGCTGTTATCTGCGGTAATTACGGGAATTAGCGGTTTGGTTATCGGAGCAATCACTTATGCAGGTGCGCCGATTATAGCTGAATGGGTTGGCAACTTGCATGTGATGCCTGCCTTACGGACAAGCGCTTGGGGACTAGCGGTCGTTCCAATCATGTCAGCTTTTCGCGGTTACTTTCAGGGTCTTCATAATATGGTACCGACTGCTGTCTCACAAATTGTAGAGCAGTCCGTACGCGTTACGGTAATGATTGTGCTGCTGTTATACCTGACCTCGCAGGGTGCAGGTGCTGAGAGTATCGCTGCCGGCGCATTGCTCGGCTCGGCCGGGGGAGGGGTAGCAGGGCTTGTGGTTATGCTGCTATTTTTGCGACGTCATCGGCGGCTGGTAAGACAGGGCGCTACTGCAGATGTTGCTGCTTCTGTCGAAAGTCAGGGTTTAAAGCCGCTCAATGCGGAAAATGCGGGGCGTTCCAATCAACGGATTATGGGCGTTAAAACGGGTGCTTTACTGGCTTATGGAATTCCCGTGATGCTTGGCGCGCTGGCAATGCCTCTTATCGGTCTTGTAGATGTGTTCACTGTACCTCGCTTGCTATCACCTGTAGGAAGTGAAGTGGAGGCGATGACACAGTTTGGTGTATACAATCGTGGTTTGCCGCTAGTGCAGATTGTAACGATGATTGCCACCTCTTTGTCTGTCGTGTTCATTCCAGCCTTGGCAGAGGCGAAGTACAAAGGAGACACGAAGCTGATTGAGAACCGTTGCAGCTTGTCGCTGCGTTGGTTCTGGCTGTTAGGTCTTGCGGCCTCAGCTGGCCTAGCGGTACTTGCTGAGCCGATTAATATGGCTCTTTATGGCGATACCGCCGGCAGTAGCACTATGACTTGGCTGGCCTTAACCGCTGTTGGCGGTACGGTCAGCATCATCTCGGCTGCGCTCCTGCAGGGCCTCGGCTACGTGCGCGCGCCGGCCCTGCACCTTTTGGCCGCCGCGCTGCTCAAGGCGGCCCTGAACCTGCTGCTAGTTCCGCAGCAGGGCATTACCGGCGCGGCCATCGCTGGCGTGGCCGCGCATTCGTTCGCAGCAGCGCTGAACGTGCTGCTGCTGTACCGCCGGGGGCATCTGCGGCTTCGCCTCGCAGATGCCCTGGCACGGCCCGCGCTGCTGACAGCGGGCCTGGCCCTTGCCGCCGCAGCCGCCAGCTGGGGCGTGGGCGCTGCAGCTACGGCCGCTGGCATCGGCGGCGGGCGCACCGCCAGCTTGGCGCAGAGCCTGCTCGGGGTGCTCGCAGGCTGCGTGGTCTTTGCCGTAGGGGCTATAGCCCTGCGGCTCCTTAGCGAGAGCGAGCTTCGCCAGCTTCCGGGCTTCGGCCCGTCCCTGGCGGACAAGCTCAAGAAGCTGCGCTTATTCCCTTAATCAACGTTTACATCACAATATAAAAATACGGTCTGCCTAGAAGTAGACAGCCGCTTAAGAGGAGGAACAGACATGAGTGCAACATTAACGGTCGTCGGTCTGGGTTCAGGCAACCCTGATCGATTGACGCTAGGGATTATAAAGAAATTGAAGGCAGCATCCGTTGTCTACGTGCGCACAAAAGAGCATCCAGTCATGGCTGCACTCTCCGAGCTTGAAATAGCTTCAGAGTCCTTTGACGGATTGTATGAGTCTTTATCCTCGTTTCCTGAGGTGTATGCAGCGATAACTTCAAAACTGATTGAAGAGGCTCGATCAGCAGCAGACGGTACAGATATTGTCTACGCGGTTCCGGGTCATCCAATGGTTGCGGAATCAGCGGTTTCGCAGTTGCGTCAACGTTGCCCTGAAGAAGGAATTGAATTGCAAATATTGGGCGGCGAGAGCTTTCTCGATGAGGCGTTTGTTCGACTGGGGTTTGATCCCATCGAAGGGTTCCAGTTACTAGATGCTTCAGGAATTCGTAGTGCTCAGCTTCAGCCTGAACTACACACCCTGATTGGTCAGGTGTACGATAGCTTTACAGCCTCGGAGACGAAATTATGTCTGATGGAGCTGTACCCACCTGAATATGAAGTTGTTGTGGGTCACGCACTCGGTGTGGAGAACGAAGAAAGCATTGTAAGAGTCCCCCTATACGAACTGGATCGTCTTAACGGTTATGGAAATCTGTCGCTGGTCTATGTACCTGCTAATTGCGATGATAATCTAAGAAATCGTACCTTCGCTCGTCTGCATGAAATTGTCGATATTCTTCGTAGCCCAGAAGGTTGTCCATGGGATCGGGAGCAGACACATGAATCCTTGCGCAAAAATTTAATCGAAGAAACCTACGAAGTCCTTGAAACGATTGATGAGGATGACCCTGACCATATGAAAGAGGAACTGGGTGACCTTTTGCTTCAGATCATGCTTCACTCTCAAATGGAGGAGGAGCTCGGCACATTTAACGTATTTGACGTCATTGAAGGGCTGAATGATAAGCTTATCTTCCGTCACCCCCACGTATTTGGGGATACCAATGCGAATGACGCTGAAGAGGCTCTGAAGAACTGGGAGGGCATGAAGGTAGAAGAGAAGCGGCGTAAAGGTGTGAAGCCAGAGGAATTATCCGTTCTTAGTGGTGTTCCACGTGACTTGCCTGCCCTTATGAAGGCGTACAAGCTTCAGAAAAAAGCATCCAAGGTGGGCTTTGACTGGGATAACGCTACGGATTGCTTAGCTAAGGTTCGTGAGGAGATTGATGAGCTACAGGAGGCAATTGATACGGATGCAGCGTCAGACGATCAAATTTTGGAGCTCGGAGATTTATTGTTCGCAGTTACGAATGTCGCCCGTTTTATCGGTGCAGATCCGGAAGAGGCATTAACCCGGACCAATCGCAAATTTGTGCGCCGGTTTCAATATATTGAGCAAAGCCTGCAGCGTAAAGGAAAGAGCGTAGAGGATAGTAGTTTGGAAGAGATGGAAGAACTGTGGCAAGAAGCTAAGGCTGAGGAGCGAAAAGTCTAGCAATTCACAGCCTCCTATACGGTATATCGACTTCAAAATGGGGCAATGCTGTGAATGTAGCATTTATTTCTGATTTAGAAAATGCCAGTAGTTTAATAGTGCTATAGAATAGATTTTGCGACGATTTCTGAGAAATAACTGTTTCTTTTTTAAAAAACGACGAATCGTGGCAGGATTTTAAGGTGGCATCAAGAATATCATAAAGACGAAATGGCGATTCGCCCCATATTATGGTGGTGATTCTCGTTTCATTTATTTTTTCGTATCCTAGGAGGAACTTTAAATTATGAACAAGACAGATTTGGTAAACAACATTTCCGAGAAAAACGGATTGGCAAAAAAAGATGTAGAAGCAGTATTGAACGGGTTCTTGGGTGAGATTACAGAAGCTTTGGCAAAAGGTGATAAAGTCCAACTGATCGGTTTCGGAACTTTTGAAACTCGTAAACGTGCAGGACGCACTGGTCGCAACCCGCAAACGGGCACAACGATTGAAATTCCTGAATCGACTGTACCGGCTTTCAAAGCTGGTAACAAGCTTAAAGAAGCCGTTAACTAATGCGTCTTGACAAATTCCTGAAAGTGTCCCGTTTAATTAAGCGCCGTACAGTGGCCAAGGATGTGTCCGAACAAGGTCGGGTGCTAATTAACGGGCGGGAATCTAAACCTAGTAGTGCAGTTAAGATCGGTGACGAGATTACTGTACAATTTGGACAAAAGCTTGTAACGGTCAAAGTAGAAAAGCTGGTCGAAACGACTCGCAAGGACGAGGCCGCTGGTATGTATACTCTAGTTCGGGAAGAGCCTGTTGCCAAAAGCAGCGGACTGGACTGGTAAGAGTATTATAGTGAATAAGAAGGTATGACTTTACATTATGTAGAGTTGTGCCTTCTTTTTCTTTTTTTCTCTCTTATTTTAGTGGGACGGGATGTTCTATAACTTCTACTTCTGCCATAGATTAGAGGTAAGAAGGAGGGGTACATGCTATGATCGAGCCAGGAAAGGTAAATAAACAGCATGATCTGCATATGCGCAGTCGGAAGCAGTTAGAGTTGACGGGCGTGCAAAATGTGGAGAGCTTCGACAGCGAGGAATTTTTGCTTCGTACAGAACTCGGCCATCTCACCATTCGCGGGAATCATTTACATATCAAAAATTTAAGTCTGGAGAACGGAATGTTGTCCTTAGAGGGCAATGTACATTCCCTGATTTATCTAGATCCCGGATCGCAGGGCAAAAACAAGGGTCTACTCGGTAAGCTATTTAAATGAATCCTGCAGTTCAGTGGGTGACGCTGTTCTACATGATCATGGCCGGAGTGGCAATGGGACTGGCCTATGACAGCTACCGGGTGCTGTCGCTGAAGTTCAATTTTCCCAAATGGCTGAATGCCATGCTAGATCTACTATATTGGCTTTGGGCTGCTTTGCTTGTATTTCGAATGCTGTATGCCGGAAATCAAGGTCAACTACGATTTTATGTCTTTCTAGGTTTATTTTTAGGAGTATGGATTTATTTTTTAATCTTCAGTGTTACGGTGCGGCGTTTTGTGTTAATGTTAATTCAATCGGTTCAGTATATGTGCAGGTTGTTATGGAGACTTGTGGAGATTCTGATAGGTACACCTCTTCGCTGGCTTTGGCGTCTTTTTTTAGGACTG
The window above is part of the Paenibacillus sp. FSL K6-0276 genome. Proteins encoded here:
- the yabQ gene encoding spore cortex biosynthesis protein YabQ, which codes for MNPAVQWVTLFYMIMAGVAMGLAYDSYRVLSLKFNFPKWLNAMLDLLYWLWAALLVFRMLYAGNQGQLRFYVFLGLFLGVWIYFLIFSVTVRRFVLMLIQSVQYMCRLLWRLVEILIGTPLRWLWRLFLGLLILLGRILRFILKLLLRLTKPIWVLPVRWISPRLTRLTHSAWIVKITEWITKWRKR
- the mfd gene encoding transcription-repair coupling factor, with protein sequence MLQGIIEAFSKDPDFQSITQGVAAGMKEQLISGLTGSARQIMLAALHEETARPLLVVTHNMFSAQKMADDLQEALSPERVLLYPANELVAAEAAVSSPETLAQRIDVLTKCAQGFRGIVVVPYSGVRRLLPAPEVMAEAQVTVTQDGTLALDEFLMSMIEMGYERVERVENRGELSVRGGIIDFYPMTSPLAYRVELFDDEVDSIRTFDPVDQRSIDKVRSVKITPAKEIIASRFRQEAASAEASVMLERQLEKMADRQAKLRLKEEIGRELEMLREGTYFPEIYKYISLLYPERSHLFDYMAQDTILILDEPTRLLETAKQLERDESEWNLHLMQNGKTLPDLDLSVETDVVMYQRPFQSLFMSIFLRQVPHIQPQNILGFISRGMQDFHGQMNVLKSEMERWQKSGVKVMMLASSEERIERVRRVLYDYGIDEPTIVQGNLGSGFELPSIHLAVITEGEMFSQKQRKARKISKGIDNAERIKSYTELKIGDYVVHQNHGIGKYMGIGTLEVSGIHRDYMHILYAGGDKLSVPIEQIDLIQKYVGSEDKEPKVYKLGGNEWTRVTNKVRSSVQDIADDLIKLYAERQSAAGYGFEKDTQEQREFEEMFPYEETRDQLRAIEEIKKDMEQNRPMDRLLCGDVGYGKTEVAIRAAFKSAIEGKQVAVLVPTTILAQQHYETFRERFANYPLNIQVLSRFRSRKEQNETIKGVRAGTVDVVIGTHRLLSQDLVFKDLGLLIVDEEQRFGVTHKEKLKKLKTNVDVLTLTATPIPRTLHMSMLGVRDLSVIETPPENRFPVQTYVVEHSQTLTREAVERELARGGQVYYLYNRVQGIQEMAAQISMLVPEARVGIGHGQMSESELEKTILDFLDGEYDVLVSTSIIETGVDIPNVNTLIVHDADKMGLSQLYQLRGRVGRSNRIAYAYFTYQRDKVLTEVAEKRLQSIKEFTELGSGFKIAMRDLSIRGAGNLLGAEQHGFIASVGFDLYSQMLAEEIRKRKVTVLGEEDTSLKEGNTVIDLSIDAYLPSEYIYDSIQKIEIYKKVAAVTSFDDASELEDELLDRFGELPEAVVNLLSVARLKVYGKMYGIDSMIRRSDDVTLNFYEGSLGALDTAKLAKVGNSFERRVQFDRDAKASILVKSKDLSDKQLLDLLEQFLKEAKQSFKSKGELHNVVK
- a CDS encoding HU family DNA-binding protein; translated protein: MNKTDLVNNISEKNGLAKKDVEAVLNGFLGEITEALAKGDKVQLIGFGTFETRKRAGRTGRNPQTGTTIEIPESTVPAFKAGNKLKEAVN
- a CDS encoding polysaccharide biosynthesis protein; the encoded protein is MKSNTQTSRLLQGAFILSAAAIISKLIGTLQKIPLQNLGGDAVFGIYNTVYPLYTMLLTVAMLGLPAAISKFVAETSAGRRDDEGRRILLLSAVITGISGLVIGAITYAGAPIIAEWVGNLHVMPALRTSAWGLAVVPIMSAFRGYFQGLHNMVPTAVSQIVEQSVRVTVMIVLLLYLTSQGAGAESIAAGALLGSAGGGVAGLVVMLLFLRRHRRLVRQGATADVAASVESQGLKPLNAENAGRSNQRIMGVKTGALLAYGIPVMLGALAMPLIGLVDVFTVPRLLSPVGSEVEAMTQFGVYNRGLPLVQIVTMIATSLSVVFIPALAEAKYKGDTKLIENRCSLSLRWFWLLGLAASAGLAVLAEPINMALYGDTAGSSTMTWLALTAVGGTVSIISAALLQGLGYVRAPALHLLAAALLKAALNLLLVPQQGITGAAIAGVAAHSFAAALNVLLLYRRGHLRLRLADALARPALLTAGLALAAAAASWGVGAAATAAGIGGGRTASLAQSLLGVLAGCVVFAVGAIALRLLSESELRQLPGFGPSLADKLKKLRLFP
- the spoVT gene encoding stage V sporulation protein T, whose protein sequence is MKATGIVRRIDDLGRVVIPKEIRRTLRIREGDPLEIFVDRDGEVILKKYSPIGELGDFAKEYAESLFEGTGHITMIADRDTFIALAGGSKKDYLEKQVGILLEKVMDSRKTVLETNEGSYEIAKDHPDLVSSYVASPIISGGDPIGCVVMVSKDDSAKMSTMEVKMAETAAAFLGKQMEQ
- a CDS encoding peptidylprolyl isomerase translates to MSLNKSKSWKVLLVSLAAAVSFSMLAACGNAEDSSKAVATYKGGTITEKEFSTDQKIMKLLSPQQAQYLEIEAFKESILKQEVGFEYLASKATDEAKKQAKKEADSQIADLKKALGDNYKKTLKDADVTEGDIHNYMERVLTVYQDMLLKVTDDQVVKEFEATKGDFTVATLRHVLIGLKDANNKERTSEEALKIAKEVKAKLDGGADFAAIAKEYSDDTSSKETGGEYKDTAVGTYVDEFKKAAQTLPLNTISDPVETSFGYHIIKVESRTDKTFDQLTDEQKEGIKSSIVSKNLEAFMEKDLEGIIESINLPKSSAAADESGTKNSETEATTAPSASPSATKAAE
- the mazG gene encoding nucleoside triphosphate pyrophosphohydrolase, which gives rise to MSATLTVVGLGSGNPDRLTLGIIKKLKAASVVYVRTKEHPVMAALSELEIASESFDGLYESLSSFPEVYAAITSKLIEEARSAADGTDIVYAVPGHPMVAESAVSQLRQRCPEEGIELQILGGESFLDEAFVRLGFDPIEGFQLLDASGIRSAQLQPELHTLIGQVYDSFTASETKLCLMELYPPEYEVVVGHALGVENEESIVRVPLYELDRLNGYGNLSLVYVPANCDDNLRNRTFARLHEIVDILRSPEGCPWDREQTHESLRKNLIEETYEVLETIDEDDPDHMKEELGDLLLQIMLHSQMEEELGTFNVFDVIEGLNDKLIFRHPHVFGDTNANDAEEALKNWEGMKVEEKRRKGVKPEELSVLSGVPRDLPALMKAYKLQKKASKVGFDWDNATDCLAKVREEIDELQEAIDTDAASDDQILELGDLLFAVTNVARFIGADPEEALTRTNRKFVRRFQYIEQSLQRKGKSVEDSSLEEMEELWQEAKAEERKV
- a CDS encoding RNA-binding S4 domain-containing protein, producing the protein MRLDKFLKVSRLIKRRTVAKDVSEQGRVLINGRESKPSSAVKIGDEITVQFGQKLVTVKVEKLVETTRKDEAAGMYTLVREEPVAKSSGLDW
- the yabP gene encoding sporulation protein YabP, producing MIEPGKVNKQHDLHMRSRKQLELTGVQNVESFDSEEFLLRTELGHLTIRGNHLHIKNLSLENGMLSLEGNVHSLIYLDPGSQGKNKGLLGKLFK